In Drosophila innubila isolate TH190305 chromosome 2R unlocalized genomic scaffold, UK_Dinn_1.0 1_C_2R, whole genome shotgun sequence, the following are encoded in one genomic region:
- the LOC117784769 gene encoding uncharacterized protein LOC117784769, whose amino-acid sequence MDATKDQGLVIKMAQKNKETQTVKLGGGNWFASGPHGAVPGYTRMPAFCRISWQFYKDREEELYRRACQLKGIRVQREEEDDSIGSEEEPIRAHYRYTLDEMKSYNPYRFINLKM is encoded by the exons atggaCGCTACTAAGGATCAGGGCTTGGTTATCAAAATGGCACAAAAGAACAAGG AAACCCAAACAGTTAAACTGGGTGGTGGCAATTGGTTTGCATCGGGTCCACATGGTGCAGTACCTGGTTATACTCGGATGCCGGCATTTTGTCGCATCTCCTGGCAGTTCTATAAGGATCGTGAGGAAGAGCTTTATCGACGCGCCTGCCAACTAAAGGGAATACGTGTGCAGCGCGAGGAGGAGGATGACTCAATTGGTTCAGAGGAGGAGCCAATTAGGGCACATTATCGTTATACCTTAGACGAAATGAAAAGCTATAATCCTTATcgttttatcaatttaaaaatgtaa